The stretch of DNA CCCTCTGTGCAGTTGAAAATCTGAGTATAATTTTTCACTCCTTCAAGACTTAATTACTAATCACCtgctgttgactggaagccttgcCCATAATAGTCAATTAACACACATTTTGTatgttgtatgtattatatactgtattaaaataaagtaagctagagaaaagaaaatgttattcagAAAATCAtaaggggctgggcatgatggcttatgcctataatcccagcactttggagaggctgaaatgggaggattgcttgaggccaggagtttgagaccggcctggtcaacatagtgagaccttatttcttaaaaaaaagaaagaaaatcataagaaagagaaaatatatttgccgTTTATTAAGGGGATCATTATAAAGTTCTTCCTCGTTGTGTTCATGtggttgagtaggctgaggaggaggaaaaagaagtggGGTTGGTCTTGCTCTCTCTGGGAAAATCTGAGCATAAATGGATTTacgcagttcaaacctgtgttgttcaagggtctgCTTGTTTTTCTGTTGACACTTTGGTTTAAAGGTTGTAAAATTGTCCAATGGTTTACCCAAATGACTAATATGAGAAACACAGTGACTTGGGATATTTGTTTTGACCAACCCATCTGTGGTCATATATATGGAGAAAGGTagtttttttcagtaaatattgcTCATGGTACTGTTTTTGGCGGTGATTCCACTAATAAAAAATTCCTATGCATATGTtgttagaaaaatactttttcattaatttttagtgCCATGGCACTAAGCCATATTTAGTAGTTactaaactgtatttttttttttttttttgagatggagtctcgctctgttgccagactggagtgcagtggtgcaatctcagctcactgcaacctctgcctaccgagttcaagtgattcttttgcctcagcctcttgagtagctgggattacaggcacgcaccaccatgcccagctgatttttgtatttttagtagagacagagtttcaccattttggccaggatggtctcaatctcttgaccttgtgatctgcctgccttggcctcccaaagttctggaattacaggcatgagccactgcacccggctggttAATCTGTATTTCTCAGTAACAGCTTCAGTCTCAAACTTGAAAAATAATTACTGGGTAGAGTCATTTAGCTAGAGTCATTGTTATTCCTTCCTCTAGTTGTTTTTTCCTTCTGGTTGACTACTTGATTTGTTTCTAGACTGCCTTCCCCTTGATACTGCTCCCTGTCTGCCCTCAGGACTGGATGAGGAAAATTactttgcagttttatttttcctttaataaatttACTGAGTTGACATGAGACagtgttttattgtttctttttctcattgtttctgATAAATGGAACACAATAAGTCagatttgttaaaatataaataaactttgGTATTTCATGTTAAAATTCAAAGGTGATTTGGGAGAAAAGTTCTTTAGAGGGCTGCTAGGTTGGTAACAGAATGTGAGGGACATAATGAGGGATATTGTTTAGGACATAAGAAGGCATCCCTGGAGATACTTGTGAAGGAAAGGAAGCATCTGTGCTgcttggtaaaataaatgataGGAATCAGTATATTTGGGTTATTGAATATGAGTCCTTCTTCCTGTTTGTATGATCTTGCATAAGTCATTGACCATTcaaaacttcagtttcctcatttgtaaagggAAAGGGTTGGATTAATCAGGgattcagccaggtgcagtggctcatgcctattattctggtactctgggagaccaaggcaggaggattgcttgagcccaggagttcaagaccagcttggcaacatattgagaccctgtctctacaaaaaaatttaaaattcagccaggcatggtggcagatgcctatagttccacctattcgggaggctgaggtgggaggatcacttgagttcgggaggtagaggctgcagtgagccatgatcatgccactgcacttcagcctgggtgacagagtgggaccctgtttcaaaaaaaaaaaagataaataagaattcTGATCATCTGtaattgttattttcttcttaggTAACGATGTTGGGAGTAAAACTGGGAGACTGGTTTTTGTATCATTGAGAATTGTGATATAGTTCATGGGGATAATAAACCTTATTAATGTAACATTGTATTTTACAGGGATTCTGAAATGGTAAGGAACTTTATTCTTAGAACATGCTTATGTCTTTGGAATAAGGTATACCCCTATAATGAATATATCTAACCTAAGAGAGAGCTCTTTGTTGATGCATTTCTCTATTCCTTCTTTTGTAGTGTCCTGCTATTGACTACACTAGACACACACTTGATGGTGCTGCATGTCTTCTGAATAGCAATAAATATTTTCCCAGCAGGTaattgaaacttttaaaagtagtgttaaacattttagatttaatttatatgattggtattttatatttatttttttgagatgaagtttcgctcttgttcctcaggctagagtgcaatggcagtctcagctcaccacattttagatttaatttatatgattggtattttatatttctttttttgagatgaagtttcgctcttgttcctcaggctagagtgcaatggcagtctcagctcaccacaacctctgtctcctgggttaaagtgattctgctgcctcagcctcccaagtagctgggattacaggcatgcagtactacgcctggctaattttgtatttttagtagagatgaggtttctccatgttgatcattctggtctcaaactcctgacctcaggtgatctgccctcctgggcctcccaaagtgctgggattacaggcatgagccaccgtgcccatcaaGATTGGtattttagaagtaaaattagGTTGCTTGTTAATGCATTATTGTGTTTATCTTTTTAGCTCTTGTATTTTGGCTTGTTCAAATTATTCAAGTTTTGAAATTAGAACTGTGGTTAAACAGCAGCATGGCTCTCAAAGCTCAAGGCCATTTCGATCTAAGGCTAGTACCTGTTGCTATGTTGTCATTCTGCAGAGCTCTCCCTCTTACGCTTTAGAGTTGGGATATTTACATACTTGATCACTTGAATCTCTATGATAGTTAGACTTAGCCTCCCTTTATATAGCATGCCTAAAGAGCAGACTTTTCTAAGTTGAATTACTTGTTTTTGAAGGATTCCATATCCTTGCTCATTGACTTTAAAGATCTGGGACATCTGTACATGTAATATATTATCAGTTAAGTTTATgactgccttttattttattaaggttGTTACCAGATGGATAGATTTAGAGATTCCCCCCCCCAAATTTGATTAGCTTCAAAGAGTTCATATGaaatatgttaagaaaaataCTGACTTTTGGCCTCAATAttctgtatatacatatttaaaaaaagaatatcagaaatatgCAGACAATATTaacagtttctctcttttttttaatatggagtcttgctcacccaggctgaagtgcagtgatcaatctcagctcactgcaacctctgccttttgggttcaggtgattctcctgcctcagcctcatgagttgctgggattagaggcgcccaccaccacacctggctcatttttgtattttttagtagagacggggttccaccatgttggccaggctggtctcaaactcctgacatcaggtgatccacctgccttgacctctcagagtgctgggattacgggcgtgagccaccacacctggccttaatttctaaaaaaaaaggaagaataatctACATCTGTAGAATAAAACAATTATTCCTTTCAGGAGTTTTAATCACCTCTAGTGGACAATGTATTAATGTTAGAAACAGATGTTTTAGTAAATAATAGTCAAGGATTTATTCTAACTGCATTAAACTGTTACAAAGTTTCAAAACTGAATTTAACTTAGCCACTGTGGTTAAGGTGGAAAGAACACTGGGCCGGAAGTGAGTTGCGTGGACTCCAGGCATTTACTCTCAGTGTGACCTTGGAGTAGTCACTTACTTTCCCTAGGTGTCAGTTTCCACACCTGTAAACTGAGAAAATTGTACTATATTGTTTCTAAGATTCTATTCAGTTCTAAGACTCTGTGGTTTCTTTTCTACTTCTAGGGTTAGCATAAAGGAATCATCTGTAGCGAAACTAGGATCAGTATGCCGTAGgatttacagaatattttcacatgcttattttcATCATCGGCAGATATTTGATGAATATGAAGTAAGTATATTTCACTAATTATCTCAATACATTCTTACCAGAATGACAATAATATATATTGATGTTGTTTCTGGTCTTTTGGTTAGGATAGtaaattaaaagaacatttttttcttcctttctacagAATGAAACATTTTTGTGTCATCGGTTTACTAAATTTGTGATGAAATATAATTTGATGTCCAAGGATAACCTGATTGTACCAATTTTAGAAGAGGAAGTACAGAATTCAGTTTCTGGGGAAAGTGAAGCATGAAGGGAATCATATGGAAAAATGTACTGATCACATAATTAACGTTAATTATGTACTGTATATATCATTTTAGACACATCAATCATGTATCCATATTATAGCTTCTTTGTTTAGTATAGATTTTTGTATGCTGGGTTTGccttttaaaatgggaaatactTTTTAAGTTATTCATAAGCTGTATATTCACCAGTGTGGCACTCATGGTTTTTAAATAAGATTAGTATTATCTGTTTATAATGCCTGTTAATAAAAGAATTTACAGTTTGGTAAAATTGCTGCTAAACAATCATTGGATCACAATCCTCATCAAACAAAcctatctataaaaaaaaaatgagagcttGAGGTTTCACACAAGCCATTTACTAAAGAGttataaatgttttcctttggtTTTACTCTGAGTTTAGATATCCTAAAAAATTCTATAGTACATAGTTTTGTCTTACCTGTTAATTTTCCCCAAATGagataaaagtgttttaaaattgtttatggtttttgatatgcatatataattatgtgtatATCTAAATACAGATGCAAATGAAGCATTGGTAAGACTTAAATAATTTTACTGTGCTACATAAAGTATAACATACTTGGAAAGGATTTACCTTTCTGCAACAATGGACTGGTACATACGGGATTATGATAATGATAAGGCACGTAAATGATGTTCCCACTGGAAACCTGCCCTGTCCACCCCTTCTCATTTCCCTTAACCTTATCCTCAAACTACTTTAGCTGAGAAGCTTTTCACCAGACTGTGAGTtagtggtggcttatacctatttatatttgtattaattGCTTACAGATTATACCTCATATTAGCAATTACATTACACTACAAGAAAATGTATTTGCATAGGCTCTTGCTTATCTTTGTTTTGCAAAATTGTTCTACTTAGAAAACAGTCCTTAAAATAGTTTAACTCTTCCTGTTAGTAATATTAATCTTTCGTTTTACCAGGTAGGCAGCATTAAATAGAATTGAAGAAATActgtagtatttattttatacccCCTCCCCACAAAGTTTATGTTTGAATTATATGCACGTGTGAGATTATTTGCAATAATTGATAGGTTCCAAGGGTGTTGATGAATAGTCATACATTTTTTGGACTTTGTTGTAATTCATTGTGGTAAGAATGATTCAAACGCAGATTTAACAATCTTATAATCTATTGAATGCCATTTTTAATAAAGCATTGGAGGTCTTACTGCCAAACTGATTATAATGAGGCACTAAGGGTGAAAAAAATTGTACATGTTGTGAAGAAAGTATTTAAATCCAACTTTTGAACAGATTTAACAAACATGAGgaacttctttttcatttaaaagggttattttgaaatgaagatgaaaatatattcatcttaatgtattcattttgtttttcaaacttaAGGGAATGATTTATACCATATTTTGAGACAAGAATGTACAGCAAAAATGTGGGGAACAGTAGTGTACTGAGAGTGcgtgtatatatagtgtgtgcATTTCTAAGCCTGCCAGTCTTTCTGGCTTTGAACAGTGCCCACCAGCCATAGTCGTTACTGTTCTCCAACCCACAACTATCTTTTAAGAAGTCTTATGTTCACAGTGGAAGGAATGTTGACTTTGAAATTATGGATTTATATTAATGTCACTATAAACCAATGGGaatggtaatttttaaacaaacttaCTAAATATTGAGAGACTAAAACTACTaagttaataaattatatatagcaGTATAGCTGTTCTCTCTAGATGCTGTCTCACAATGGATTTCTGTTGCTTATTTTCTTAGTGAATATTTAAACTAAGGTAGTGACTGAGATTTGGTGATCTGGCTAAGTATTTTGAAACACATTTTGAATAATATGGCTTAGTGTTGATGGGgaattaaatatgatttttttcttattcatttcatCTTCCCTGTACTGTATATTTGGAATTGATCATAaaatctccaaaagaaaataatcagtttGTAGTCTTGCTTTTGTATTCATGTTGGTATCTTATTCATTGCACTGTAAGTTGCTTCACTGTACTAGGTAAGACCTAAATGAAACCGTTCCTGTTTTTCCTTAATACTGTtttcagaattttgaaaatgtactTATTGTACATAAATACTATTAATGAGCCTGCCAAACCATTGATTTATAAAGTAAGTGTTCTGAGAGGGGAAATGGAAAATTCACAGTTCTGTGATAGGGAGGTTAGGCTCCTCTTTTTGTTTGAATTACCTTATATAGATCTAAAGGTAGAATTAGGCTTAAAAGATCATATAGtcaattcattctttttctcctgtCATGTCTGAGAAAGTAGCtaacttttagttatttatgtTCCCATAAGTaagttattttgtgtatatacatttccttttctctgacttGAGAagtcaaatttgaatttctggAACAGTTTCTCAGTTAAATTCTTGATGACTTAACAACTTTTACTATCAGAATACAATTAGAAATCTTTGATTTCTTAACATTGTTAGTAAGGACTGTGTTATGGTTATAAACACATTTACTGGTTGATGTCAAATTCACTGTAATTGTAGAACTAATTTTTTTACATGAGTACTTTGCCCTACTGCCTATATGATATCTTTTTTGagcagctaacttttaaattttttatactttattttgtgAATACTTCTTGAATGTGCTAAAGGTTTCTTTGTGTAGTTCTTCCATGCTATgcaaatattttagtaaaagtagttgatttttatttctttaactatCTCATTGTTAACTAAACAGATAATACAtatgggccaggcagggtggctcacgcctgtagtcccagcacttggggaggctaaggtgggcagatcacttgaggcaaggagttcaagaccagtctagccatgtggtgaaaccccatttctactaaaaaaaacataaaagttagccaagtgtggtggctcacacttgtaatcccagctacatgggaggctaaggcagaagaatagcttgaacctgggaggtggaggttgcagtgagcccagattgtgccactgcactccaggttgggcaacagagtaagactgtctcaaaaacaaaaacagcaatacATAGGTATTTGTGCAACATGCTTAGCAGTTTATTTGAGATGATCAGAACATTCAAATCTGTTTCCTGAAAAAATATACGTTATTAGTATAGAGTACACTATAAAACTGGAAAGCTATCTAACCCCTAGAGGGTTAGATACCTATCTAATAATAGGGTCATTGTGAAGCCTTACTCTTCATTTGTATGATTTTTCtgctatttcctttttgttttttagagtcttgctctgttactcaggctggagtacaatggcgtaatattggcttattgcagcctctgcctcctgggttcaagtgattctccagcctcagcctcctaattagctggtactacaggtgtgcatcaccacacccagctaagttttacatttttagtagagatgggatttcatgatattggccaggctggtcttgaactcctgacctcaagtgatcagcctggctccacctcccaaagtgctgggattacagacatgagccacagcacccggcctccatttttttcttaatagtacATTAAAACTTCATATCAAGGGTGAGCACCTAATGTAATTAAGCAAAGAGAAtactaaatttttgtattaacCTTCATttgcaaaagataaaaacattggctaagtgcagtggcaaaacctgtaatcccagcactttgggcggctgaggctggtgggtcaccggaggtcaggagtttgagaccagcctggccaacatggtgaaaccctgtctctattaaaaataacaaaaattagctgggactggtggtgtgcacctgtaatcccagctactcaggaggctgagatacaagaatcacttgaacccaggaggcagaggttgcagtgaggcaagattgtgccactgcactccagcccgggcaagagcaacactccatctcaaaaaacaaacaagcaaacattgACATCCTGAACTTAAATCCGTGAAGTATGTCAACTGAGTGATAATGATTCTAGGATTAACTGTGACATCAATATTTAAAACTAAACTTTTTTCTTAGGATCACGATATGTTGATCTGGATTTGTCCTATAAACCTTGTTAAAAGCAGTTTGTAATTCCATAAATAgcgtatatttattttattttattttttgagatggaacctcattttgttaccaggctggagtgcagtggtgtgatctcagcacaccTCAACCACctcctcccaagtttaagcaatttgcctgcttcagccttccaagtagctgggagtacaggcctgcaccaccacacctgattaaattgtgtatttttggtagagacagagtttcaccaccattttggtcaggctgatcttgaactcctgaccttgggtggtccaccagccttggccttccaacgtattgggattacaggtatgagccaccatgcccggccaaatagtgtatttgttgttttattttgggtGGACCTCATGAGAGCCACCTATATCTTatataacaatgaaaaatatttacttaaaaattctaGTTTATGTTACAGGTTATAGTATTTATCTCTGCCTTTTTTTGTGTCAGAGGAACATGCTCATGCAATATGTATGctatatgtaaaataattctCTGTATCTCTACAAGTATTTGctgattttaactatttttggttactaggcacagtggctcacatctgtaacctcagcattttgggaggctgaggccagaggattgcttaaggccaggcgTTTGAGccagcctgtgcaatatagtaagaccccaatttttgtctatacaaaaaaaatttaaaaattaactgagtatggtggtgcacacctgtagtcctagctactagggaggctgagggaggggttTGGCGGGGATTACTTGAGCTGAGTAGTttaaggtcacagtgagctatgggtgtgccactacactccaacctgcatgacaaagtaagaccttgcctcaaaaaataaatatttttggttttccttAGCATGAATATCTACAAGAAAATGctaggtttctttaaaaaataaaaaagccttaTTCCTTGTTTTAAAAGTAAGAGATTAAATCAAGAATAGTAGGATTCCATCCTTGTATTTTCCCCTACCTCTGTCAGATTGAGGGGAGTTGATAAGGAACAAGGGAACTCCAGAGATGAGGAAGTAATCGTGGGTATAGTCATTATGGCAATAGCAAATGATACCCCTTCACCCAATTCCTGTATCTCAGTAGGATCTTTTTGATTCTTGAGAATAAGTCCCTAGTTACCTACCCTGAAAGATgccattgtatttttaaaaccagatatgtatatatagagaataCATATGCTTGCCTGGATTTTTGGTAATTGTTAAACCACTTTTTAAATCTTTGgtgctttttaaagcattttatgaaACAGATGACTTTGAGATACCATGTTAGTAATTGTATTCATTTCCTATGACTGTTACAGTAAACAACACATTTAGTGGATTAAAATTGTCATACTTTCTGAGTTCAGAGTTCAAAATTAGCTTTACTGGGCTAAAATACAATTCCTGGTTCCTTCTAGAGGTTCTAGGGGAGaattctttccttgcttcctttagcttctggtggctgccagcatAATAATTTGAGTCCCTATGTCCGTTATCACATTGCTTTTCCTTCTGTGATGATATTTCCTTCTGACTTCCTCTTACAAGGACACTTTCGATTACATCATCGGGCCCACTTGGATAATCTCCCAATCTCAAAATCCTTAAGTACGTTTGCAAAGTCCCTTTCATCATATAAAATATCATGCAAGTTCCAgagattaggacatggacattttGGGGGCCTTTATTCAATCTACAAAGCAATCCTccaatttactttttgttttgttttgttttagacagtgtcttgctctgtcacctggggtgcagtggcatgatcttggctgactgcaacctccacctcctgggttcaagtggttctctagcctcagcctcctgagtagctagctggtagtacagccaccatgcctggctaacttttgtatttttttttttttttttttttgagacagagtttcgctgttgttacccagactggagtgcaatggcacgatctcggctcaccacaacctctgacttctggattcaagcaattctcctgcttcagcctcccgaatagctgggactacaggcacgcaccagcatgcccagctaatttttgtatttttagtagagacggggtttcaccttgttgaccaggatggtctcgatcccttgacctcgtgatccacccgcctcagcctcctaaagtgctgggattataggcgtgagccaccgcgcccagcctacttttgtatttgtagtagagatggggtttcatcttgttggccaggctggtctgaaactcctgatctcaagtgatccacccaccttggtgaAATGTATATtcttaggccaggcgcggtggctctcacctgtaatcccagcactttgggagactgaggcaggtgggtcatctgaggtcaggggctcaagaccagccagggcaatatggcaaaacccccttctctattaaaaaaaaaaatacaaaaattagctgggtgtggtggcacgtgcctgtaatttcagctactcgggaggccaaggcaggagaattgcttgaacccaggaggtggaggttgcagtgagcgaagatcgtgccactgcactccagcctgggtgacaatgtgagactgtctcaaacaaaacaaaaaaacacaaatttacaTTGTTAATCTCATAGCTCATGCTATGGACTTAATTTTTACTCGGATAGTGGGACTTTTTATTTCCTGCCTGTTATCCACTTCTTCGTGTCTCTCAACCACACAGGCGTCATTTAAGTCTCTTATTGAAAAAGTTGAATTTGGGATCATTTTCTACAGGTTACGATTTCCTATATCCTCCTTGTATGATCCATTTATATATGACTAAGTTCTTGgtatgatctttttaaaaaaatttattgtggtaagaacacttaacatgagatcccctctcaacaaatgtttgtacAATgcattattgttgactatagatataatgttgtacagcagatctctagaggTTATTCATCTTGTATGTGCATTGATCAGTAACCTCTGATTCTatgaatttgtccattttatttattttttaagacaagagttttgctcttgttgtccaggctggaatgtaatggaacaatcttgactcactgcaacttctgcctcccaagttcaagtgattctcctgtcccaccatgcacaggcatgtaccaccatgtacagctaattttgtatttttttttctgagacggagtttcgctcttgttacccaggctggagtgcaatggtgcgatctcggctcactgcaacctccgcctcctgggttcaggcaattcttctgcctcagcctcctgagtagctgggattacaggcacgcgccaccatgcccagctaattttttgtatttttagtagacacggggtttcaccatgttgaccaggatggtctcaatctcttgacctcgtgatccacccgccttggcctcccaaagtgctgggattacaggtgcaagccaccgcgcccggcccaattttgtatttttagtagagaaagggtttcgctttgttggccaggctggtcttgaactcctgacctcaggtgatccacccgcctcagcctcccaaagtgctgggattataggtatgagccactgtacctggccaatttGACCAttttagatacttcatataagtgaagtcatacagtatttgtctttctgtgattggcttattttacttagcataatgttctcaaggttcatctatCTTGTGGTATATTGGAgaatttcctgtttt from Callithrix jacchus isolate 240 chromosome 6, calJac240_pri, whole genome shotgun sequence encodes:
- the MOB4 gene encoding MOB-like protein phocein isoform X6, whose amino-acid sequence is MDSTLAVQQYIQQNIRADCSNIDKILEPPEGQDEGVWKYEHLRQFCLELNGLAVKLQSECHPDTCTQMTATEQWIFLCAAHKTPKECPAIDYTRHTLDGAACLLNSNKYFPSRVSIKESSVAKLGSVCRRIYRIFSHAYFHHRQIFDEYENETFLCHRFTKFVMKYNLMSKDNLIVPILEEEVQNSVSGESEA
- the MOB4 gene encoding MOB-like protein phocein isoform X5 — translated: MVMAEGTAVLRRNRPGTKAQYIQQNIRADCSNIDKILEPPEGQDEGVWKYEHLRQFCLELNGLAVKLQSECHPDTCTQMTATEQWIFLCAAHKTPKECPAIDYTRHTLDGAACLLNSNKYFPSRVSIKESSVAKLGSVCRRIYRIFSHAYFHHRQIFDEYENETFLCHRFTKFVMKYNLMSKDNLIVPILEEEVQNSVSGESEA